A part of Pseudoliparis swirei isolate HS2019 ecotype Mariana Trench chromosome 8, NWPU_hadal_v1, whole genome shotgun sequence genomic DNA contains:
- the selenof gene encoding selenoprotein F: MSGEVYLLWLLSLLQTLSAYGADLSSEACRGLGFSSNLLCSSCDLLGEFSLTKLQPDCGQCCQQEVQMEARKLYAGAILEVCGUKLGRFPQVQAFVRSDKPKMFKGLEIKYVRGSDPVLKLLDDNGNIAEELSILKWNTDSVEEFLSEKLDRI; this comes from the exons ATGTCGGGAGAGGTGTATCTCCTGTGGCTCCTCTCGCTTTTACAAACG cTGTCGGCGTATGGTGCCGATCTGTCGTCTGAGGCATGCAGGGGGCTGGGCTTCTCCAGCAACCTGCTGTGCAGCTCCTGTGACCTGCTCGGGGAGTTCAGCCTCACCAAGCTGCAGCCTGACTGCGGGCAGTGCTGCCAGCAGGAGGTCCAGATGGAAGCGCGCAAG CTCTACGCTGGGGCCATCCTCGAGGTGTGTGGATGAAAACTGGGGAGGTTCCCTCAAGTCCAAG CTTTTGTCAGGAGTGACAAGCCGAAGATGTTCAAGGGTCTCGAGATCAAG TATGTGAGAGGCTCTGATCCTGTGCTAAAGCTTTTGGACGATAACGGGAACATCGCTGAAGAACTCAGCATCCTCAAGTGGAACACAGACAGCGTGGAGGAGTTCCTCAGTGAGAAATTAGACCGGATATAG